The following proteins come from a genomic window of Trifolium pratense cultivar HEN17-A07 linkage group LG4, ARS_RC_1.1, whole genome shotgun sequence:
- the LOC123921401 gene encoding HMG1/2-like protein: protein MPKAKADSKPAESRLKRKGAGAGRKQTKKAAKDPNKPKRPPSAFFVFMSDFREQYKKDHPNNKSVATVGKACGEKWQSLSEEEKAPYVARALKKKEEYEVTIQAYNKKLEGKDEEDGSDKSKSEVNDEDEDEEDEDDEEDED, encoded by the exons atgCCGAAGGCTAAAGCTGATTCCAAACCCGCTGAGAGCAG GTTGAAGCGTAAGGGTGCTGGAGCTGGAAGGAAACAGACGAAGAAAGCCGCTAAGGATCCTAACAAGCCGAAGAGGCCACCGAGTGCTTTCTTCGTTTTCat GTCTGACTTCAGAGAACAGTATAAGAAGGATCATCCAAATAACAAATCCGTTGCCACT GTCGGAAAAGCTTGCGGTGAAAAATGGCAATCGTTGTCTGAAGAA GAGAAAGCTCCCTATGTTGCAAGGgcattgaagaagaaagaagagtaTGAAGTAACTATTCAGGCTTACAACAAGAAACTG gaAGGAAAAGATGAGGAAGATGGTTCCGACAAGTCAAAATCTGAAGtcaatgatgaagatgaagatgag GAGGATGAGGACGACGAGGAAGATGAAGATTAG